In a single window of the Nocardioides massiliensis genome:
- a CDS encoding penicillin acylase family protein gives MAIWARSVAPPTADRPARCSRSWGGRDNRDARGALLFREFFERTPEGSRWRVGFDADDPFNTPRDLQETNGQVVAAMRDALSFLASKKISPNAKLGSQQVAGDPGAPPIGVGGGPSSTGNANALSFDQAVANLNRLYPVGYGSSHIQAVTFGPKAPIAKTILTYGQSMNPRSPWSSDQTRLFGNKQWVDFPFTPQQIRRDRISARVLRAKS, from the coding sequence ATGGCGATCTGGGCAAGGTCTGTCGCGCCGCCGACGGCGGATCGGCCTGCAAGGTGCTCGCGAAGTTGGGGTGGGCGCGACAATCGCGACGCCCGGGGCGCGCTGCTGTTCCGCGAGTTCTTCGAGCGTACGCCGGAAGGGTCGCGCTGGCGCGTCGGTTTCGACGCGGACGACCCGTTCAACACCCCGCGGGACCTGCAGGAGACCAACGGCCAGGTGGTCGCAGCGATGCGGGACGCGCTGAGCTTCCTGGCATCGAAGAAGATCTCCCCGAACGCGAAGCTGGGCTCCCAGCAGGTCGCAGGTGACCCGGGTGCCCCGCCCATCGGTGTCGGCGGAGGTCCGTCGTCGACCGGCAATGCCAATGCCCTGTCCTTCGACCAGGCGGTGGCCAACCTCAACCGGCTGTATCCGGTCGGTTACGGCTCCTCGCACATCCAAGCGGTGACCTTCGGACCCAAGGCCCCGATCGCGAAGACGATCCTGACCTACGGCCAGTCGATGAACCCGCGCTCGCCGTGGAGTTCCGACCAGACCCGGTTGTTCGGCAACAAGCAGTGGGTCGACTTCCCGTTCACGCCGCAACAGATCAGGCGGGACCGGATCAGCGCCCGGGTGCTGCGCGCCAAGAGCTGA
- a CDS encoding MBL fold metallo-hydrolase — MTTPAAPTTRRTVLRGAASLGAVPFLLPVGTADAAPRRKRPPRAPRAMVRARRRIFGAANVHTRTGAVRRDRVLLSWVGCAGFALAIDGEVLLLDAWLPRGIHGGRVPTSVAELAALRPRAILIGHGHFDHAADAHRIAELSGAVVVGTAQHIAQVRAKASTKVRGLVVGDEADPHGTVRRARLGSVRLTAVRHPHSTPKPPDLSDPHLPLLPIPDPLTPLLHPPTLDDCAGLLTGLVEDAEGGSLLYQLRVPGFTLVWHDTVGPLKEDAPRVRRVLRRLPRPDLHVGAIQGFGQITNGLRDVRHYVEDVGGTVFVPSHHDDWGAPLIASPGSGYRGPLETEFRRIPEARRPRLRFLSDPHDYVRPDRLTFTRRGRHSRW, encoded by the coding sequence GTGACCACCCCTGCTGCCCCCACCACCCGCCGCACCGTCCTGCGCGGAGCGGCAAGCCTCGGCGCCGTCCCGTTCCTGCTCCCTGTCGGGACCGCGGACGCGGCGCCGCGTCGCAAGCGCCCGCCGCGTGCCCCGCGAGCGATGGTCCGCGCGCGGCGCCGGATCTTCGGCGCGGCCAACGTCCACACCCGCACCGGCGCCGTGCGCCGCGACCGGGTGCTGCTGTCGTGGGTGGGGTGCGCCGGGTTCGCGCTGGCGATCGACGGCGAGGTGCTGCTGCTCGACGCCTGGCTCCCCCGCGGCATCCACGGTGGCCGGGTCCCCACCAGTGTCGCGGAGCTGGCGGCGCTGCGGCCGCGCGCGATCCTCATCGGTCATGGTCACTTCGACCACGCCGCCGACGCGCACCGGATCGCCGAGCTGTCGGGGGCAGTCGTCGTCGGTACGGCGCAGCACATCGCCCAGGTGCGCGCGAAGGCCTCGACGAAGGTGCGCGGGCTGGTGGTCGGCGACGAGGCCGACCCGCACGGGACCGTGCGCCGAGCCCGCCTCGGCAGCGTGCGGCTCACCGCCGTACGCCATCCGCACTCGACGCCGAAACCGCCCGACCTCAGCGACCCGCATCTGCCGCTCCTGCCGATCCCGGACCCGCTCACCCCGTTGCTGCACCCACCCACGCTCGACGACTGCGCGGGTCTGCTGACCGGGCTCGTCGAGGACGCCGAGGGCGGCTCACTGCTCTATCAGCTGCGCGTCCCGGGCTTCACGCTCGTCTGGCACGACACCGTCGGGCCGTTGAAGGAGGACGCTCCGCGCGTGCGCCGGGTGCTGCGCCGCCTGCCCCGCCCCGACCTGCACGTGGGAGCGATCCAGGGCTTCGGCCAGATCACCAACGGATTGCGCGACGTGCGGCACTACGTCGAGGACGTCGGGGGCACGGTGTTCGTGCCCAGTCACCACGACGACTGGGGCGCGCCGCTCATCGCCTCACCCGGGAGTGGGTACCGCGGTCCGCTCGAGACCGAGTTCCGGCGCATCCCGGAGGCGCGGAGGCCACGGCTGCGCTTCCTCAGCGACCCGCACGACTACGTGCGCCCCGACCGGCTGACGTTCACCCGGCGCGGGCGGCACTCCCGCTGGTGA
- a CDS encoding ABC transporter ATP-binding protein: MSASPRGILPIADRRATTRLVWSTARRHRAALLAALASFLVGGLALLVAPRAFGYLVDAIDGPGDGDGVLLGVVVAIAVAGVVGGLAQLCATVFLARAGEPALADLREEVLDRALHLDTQRLEEAGAGDVLSRVSDDVRTVSQSLVEVVPSFVQALVAVVFTAAGLFALDWRLGLAGLAAAPAYALGVRWYLPRSGPIYAAERVAQGERAEALVAGVHGADTLRAYGREQAQLDLVARKSWDAVSYALNVMRLLTRFGARNNRSELVGLLAVLSVGFLLVRDDAVTVGAVTAAALYFHRLFNPIGALIFLFDEVQSTGASLARIAGVIGMPAPVLPADPPRPANATLTLRGIGHAYEAGAPVLHDVDLVLAPGERVALVGATGAGKTTLGAIAAGVLVPTRGEVLLGGVPLAQLGRRELRRHIALVSQEVHVFSGTVREAVTLARADADDADVRAALETVRAWGWVTALPDGLDTRVGGDGVPLSGAQAQQLALARVVLADPPVVVLDEATAEAGSAGARDLEIAALAATEGRTAITVAHRLTQARAADRIVVLDAGCVVEAGSHDELVAAGGRYADLWAAWSA; encoded by the coding sequence ATGAGCGCATCACCTCGGGGGATCCTCCCCATCGCCGACCGACGCGCGACGACCCGCCTGGTCTGGTCGACCGCGCGTCGCCACCGGGCCGCGCTGCTTGCCGCGCTCGCATCGTTCCTGGTCGGCGGTCTGGCGCTGCTGGTGGCGCCGCGGGCGTTCGGCTACCTCGTCGACGCGATCGACGGGCCCGGGGACGGTGACGGGGTGCTGCTCGGTGTGGTCGTCGCGATCGCGGTGGCCGGGGTCGTGGGTGGTCTCGCGCAGCTGTGCGCGACCGTCTTCCTCGCCCGGGCCGGCGAGCCCGCGCTGGCCGACCTGCGCGAGGAGGTCCTCGACCGCGCGCTGCACCTCGACACCCAGCGTCTCGAGGAGGCCGGTGCCGGTGACGTGCTCTCGCGCGTGAGCGACGACGTCCGCACCGTCTCGCAGTCGCTGGTCGAGGTCGTGCCGAGCTTCGTGCAGGCGCTCGTCGCCGTGGTCTTCACCGCGGCCGGGCTCTTCGCGCTCGACTGGCGGCTCGGTCTCGCCGGCCTCGCAGCGGCGCCGGCGTACGCCCTCGGGGTGCGGTGGTATCTCCCGCGCTCGGGACCGATCTATGCCGCCGAGCGGGTGGCGCAGGGGGAGCGGGCCGAGGCGCTGGTCGCGGGCGTGCACGGTGCGGACACGCTGCGTGCCTACGGACGCGAGCAGGCCCAGCTCGACCTCGTCGCGCGGAAGTCGTGGGACGCGGTCTCCTACGCGTTGAACGTGATGCGGCTGCTGACCCGCTTCGGTGCGCGCAACAACCGCTCCGAGCTCGTCGGGCTGCTCGCCGTCCTCAGCGTGGGCTTCCTGCTCGTGCGCGACGACGCCGTCACGGTCGGTGCGGTGACGGCTGCGGCGCTCTACTTCCACCGGCTGTTCAACCCGATCGGCGCGCTGATCTTCCTCTTCGACGAGGTGCAGTCGACGGGCGCGTCACTGGCGCGCATCGCCGGGGTCATCGGCATGCCGGCGCCGGTGCTGCCGGCCGACCCGCCCCGGCCCGCCAACGCCACCCTCACGCTGCGTGGCATCGGGCACGCCTACGAGGCCGGTGCCCCCGTCCTGCACGACGTCGACCTCGTGCTCGCCCCGGGCGAGCGGGTGGCGCTGGTCGGCGCGACCGGGGCCGGCAAGACGACGCTCGGCGCGATCGCGGCCGGGGTGCTGGTGCCGACGCGCGGGGAGGTCCTGCTCGGCGGAGTGCCGCTCGCGCAGCTCGGGCGCCGCGAGCTGCGCCGCCACATCGCGCTGGTGAGCCAGGAGGTCCACGTCTTCTCCGGCACGGTGCGCGAGGCCGTCACGCTCGCGCGCGCGGATGCCGACGACGCGGACGTGCGCGCCGCGCTCGAGACGGTCCGCGCCTGGGGCTGGGTCACGGCGCTCCCGGACGGGCTGGACACCCGGGTCGGCGGGGACGGCGTACCGCTGTCCGGGGCGCAGGCGCAGCAGCTCGCGCTGGCCCGGGTCGTGCTGGCCGACCCGCCGGTGGTGGTGCTCGATGAGGCGACGGCCGAAGCCGGCTCGGCCGGCGCACGGGACCTGGAGATCGCCGCGCTCGCCGCCACCGAAGGGCGCACTGCGATCACTGTGGCCCACCGTCTGACGCAGGCGCGCGCGGCGGACCGGATCGTCGTGCTCGACGCCGGGTGCGTCGTCGAGGCCGGCTCGCACGACGAGCTGGTGGCGGCAGGCGGCAGGTACGCCGACCTGTGGGCCGCCTGGTCGGCCTGA
- a CDS encoding DUF3618 domain-containing protein, giving the protein MVPPVSDRTPAEIEREMEATRQRLASTIDQLAYRAKPSTIASRQVADIKAYFVAPDGSPRTDNILKVAGGVVGVVAAMVLLRKITR; this is encoded by the coding sequence GTGGTCCCACCCGTGTCGGACCGTACGCCCGCCGAGATCGAGCGCGAGATGGAAGCCACGCGTCAGCGGCTGGCCTCGACCATCGACCAGCTCGCCTACCGGGCGAAGCCGAGCACCATCGCCTCGCGTCAGGTCGCCGACATCAAGGCCTACTTCGTCGCGCCGGACGGCTCGCCGCGCACCGACAACATCCTCAAGGTCGCGGGCGGCGTCGTGGGCGTCGTGGCGGCGATGGTGCTGCTGCGCAAGATCACCCGCTGA
- a CDS encoding esterase/lipase family protein, with product MTLRRRTTLPAVLLTLAAMLAALVPAPAQAQEKLPVPFSFLPAAVLAGTQVYADPPGANDWTCRPTRKRPRPVVLVHGLVGNKNTNWQTFAPLLKNRGYCVFALTYGVGPAQLPGLDQFGGLTRIERSAAELKRFVNRVLRSTGAKKVDILGHSEGTVVPNYYAKFLGGRTKIRSYVSIAPLWHGTNVAGAASLVNAGTAFGLTPPVIALLSPVFGSGPQLLTGSAFWDKMRRGGTPRVKGIRYTNIVTRYDQLVMPYTSGVQRGMRNVVLQDVCPQDYSEHFQVVASRNTARLVLRALAGNRSTAVPCARVLPYVGP from the coding sequence GTGACTCTCCGCCGCCGTACGACCCTCCCGGCCGTTCTGCTCACCCTCGCCGCCATGCTCGCCGCGCTCGTGCCCGCGCCCGCGCAGGCCCAGGAGAAGCTGCCGGTGCCGTTCTCGTTCCTCCCCGCGGCGGTGCTGGCCGGCACCCAGGTCTACGCCGACCCGCCGGGCGCCAACGACTGGACCTGCCGCCCGACCCGCAAGCGCCCCCGACCTGTCGTCCTGGTCCACGGGTTGGTCGGCAACAAGAACACCAACTGGCAGACCTTCGCACCGCTGCTGAAGAACCGCGGCTACTGCGTCTTCGCCCTGACGTACGGCGTCGGCCCGGCCCAGCTCCCCGGCCTGGACCAGTTCGGCGGGTTGACTCGCATCGAGCGCAGCGCTGCGGAGCTCAAGCGGTTCGTGAACCGGGTGCTGCGGTCCACCGGGGCGAAGAAGGTCGACATCCTCGGTCACTCCGAGGGCACGGTCGTGCCGAACTACTACGCGAAGTTCCTCGGCGGGAGGACGAAGATCCGTTCCTATGTCTCCATCGCCCCGCTCTGGCACGGCACCAACGTCGCCGGCGCCGCCAGCCTGGTCAACGCCGGTACGGCGTTCGGCCTGACTCCACCGGTGATCGCGCTGCTGAGCCCGGTCTTCGGGTCGGGCCCGCAACTGCTCACGGGCTCGGCGTTCTGGGACAAGATGCGCCGGGGCGGGACGCCCCGGGTGAAGGGCATCCGCTACACCAACATCGTCACCCGCTACGACCAGCTCGTCATGCCCTACACCAGCGGTGTCCAGCGCGGCATGCGCAACGTCGTGCTGCAGGACGTGTGCCCGCAGGACTACTCCGAGCACTTCCAGGTCGTGGCGTCGCGCAACACCGCACGGCTCGTGCTCCGCGCGCTGGCGGGCAACCGCAGCACCGCCGTCCCGTGCGCGCGGGTCCTGCCGTACGTCGGGCCGTGA
- a CDS encoding HNH endonuclease family protein, with protein sequence MVRRRAVGWAMALTGLLAPVVVLTPAVATPGQAPTTQRDRVVVAPGATARVAVLTNDRVYRKRRAQVTVLRTPPRIRARGTVHRRVLVRVGPRAAAGTYRIPYRVTDVHGRTARGILRVVVRAGVRSLSAAVADLRVEPEVRTGYDRARFKHWVDADRDGCDTRSEVLLAEAVTPVAAGTACPITNARSGGGRWVSYYDGVTTTSPTGFDIDHLVPLAEAWDSGARRWTDARREAFANDLDDPRSLVAVSASSNRSKSDRDPAEWLPPRPAAHCRYVGEWVAVKLRWELSVDVAERDALRAVSHGCDQATVRVVPVR encoded by the coding sequence GTGGTACGACGACGCGCGGTCGGCTGGGCGATGGCACTGACGGGTCTCCTGGCTCCGGTGGTCGTGCTGACCCCGGCGGTGGCAACGCCCGGTCAGGCGCCGACCACCCAGCGCGACCGGGTCGTCGTGGCGCCCGGCGCAACCGCACGGGTCGCCGTCCTGACCAACGACCGCGTCTATCGGAAGAGGCGAGCGCAGGTGACCGTCCTGCGCACCCCGCCGCGGATCCGCGCCCGCGGCACGGTCCACCGCAGGGTCCTGGTCCGCGTCGGGCCGCGCGCCGCCGCCGGGACCTATCGGATCCCCTACCGCGTCACCGACGTGCACGGCCGCACGGCCCGCGGCATCCTGCGCGTGGTCGTGCGGGCCGGCGTGCGCAGCCTCAGTGCCGCCGTCGCCGACCTGCGGGTGGAGCCCGAGGTCCGCACCGGCTACGACCGGGCGCGGTTCAAGCACTGGGTCGACGCGGACCGTGACGGCTGCGACACCCGCAGCGAGGTGCTGCTGGCCGAGGCGGTCACGCCGGTCGCCGCTGGGACCGCCTGCCCGATCACCAACGCCCGCAGCGGTGGCGGCCGCTGGGTGAGCTACTACGACGGCGTCACCACCACCAGCCCCACGGGCTTCGACATCGACCATCTCGTGCCGTTGGCCGAGGCCTGGGACTCCGGGGCGCGCCGCTGGACCGACGCCCGCCGCGAGGCGTTCGCCAACGATCTCGACGACCCGCGCTCGCTGGTCGCCGTCAGCGCTTCCAGCAACCGCTCGAAGTCCGACCGGGACCCGGCGGAGTGGCTGCCGCCGCGCCCGGCCGCGCACTGCCGCTACGTCGGCGAATGGGTCGCGGTGAAGCTGCGCTGGGAGCTCAGCGTCGACGTCGCGGAGCGCGACGCGCTGCGAGCGGTCTCCCACGGGTGCGATCAGGCGACCGTCCGGGTCGTGCCGGTGCGGTGA
- a CDS encoding GroES family chaperonin, whose product MLHDRVLVAVDSESGERRSSGGIVIPATAAMGSRRLQWCRVVAVGAHVRAVEAGDRVLFDPEDKAEVEVGGELYVVMRERDVHAVAADRLGDSQTGLYL is encoded by the coding sequence ATGCTCCACGACCGCGTCCTGGTGGCGGTCGACTCCGAGAGCGGTGAGCGCCGCTCCTCCGGGGGCATCGTCATCCCCGCCACCGCCGCGATGGGCTCGAGGCGCTTGCAGTGGTGCCGCGTCGTGGCCGTGGGCGCCCACGTGCGCGCCGTCGAGGCCGGCGACCGGGTGCTCTTCGATCCCGAGGACAAGGCCGAGGTCGAGGTCGGCGGCGAGCTCTACGTCGTCATGCGTGAGCGCGATGTCCACGCCGTCGCCGCGGACCGGCTCGGCGACAGCCAGACCGGCCTCTACCTCTGA
- the serA gene encoding phosphoglycerate dehydrogenase: MKALLLENIHPTAVDVLESAGYDVEQHPGSLSGPDLLAALDGVSLLGIRSNSSVTAEVIQGAHDLEALGCFCIGTNQVDLTAAAARALPVFNAPYSNSRSVVELVIGEIIALARRLMEKTERMHAGVWDKSAKGSHEVRGRTLGIVGYGNIGTQLSNVAEALGMRVAFYDIADRPIHGNARRCNSLDELLGIADVISLHVDGRPGNAGMFGEEQFAKMKPRAMFINASRGMVVDDVALRAHIESGHIAGAALDVFPVEPKAQGDTFESVLRGLDNVILTPHVGASTQEAQEEIGWFVAGKLVGYVREGSTGLSVNLPNVQLPPRTSGSRLGVLHHNVPGVLAQLNTLLGQDGRNLTAQSLATAGEYGYVLSDLEGPVGDDLVRSVLAVPGAMTARIVG; the protein is encoded by the coding sequence ATGAAGGCCCTGCTGCTCGAGAACATCCACCCCACGGCCGTGGACGTGCTCGAGTCCGCCGGGTACGACGTCGAGCAACACCCCGGCTCCCTGAGCGGTCCCGACCTGCTCGCGGCGCTCGACGGCGTCTCGCTGCTGGGCATCCGGTCCAACAGCTCCGTCACGGCGGAGGTCATCCAGGGCGCCCACGACCTCGAGGCGCTCGGGTGCTTCTGCATCGGCACCAACCAGGTCGACCTCACCGCGGCCGCCGCCCGCGCGCTGCCGGTCTTCAACGCGCCGTACTCGAACTCGCGCAGCGTCGTCGAGCTGGTGATCGGCGAGATCATCGCGCTCGCCCGCCGGCTCATGGAGAAGACCGAGCGGATGCACGCCGGGGTCTGGGACAAGTCGGCCAAGGGCAGCCACGAGGTGCGCGGGCGCACCCTCGGCATCGTCGGCTACGGCAACATCGGCACCCAGCTGTCCAACGTCGCCGAGGCCCTCGGCATGCGGGTCGCCTTCTATGACATCGCCGACCGGCCGATCCACGGCAACGCCCGGCGCTGCAACAGCCTCGACGAGCTGCTGGGGATCGCCGACGTGATCAGCCTCCACGTGGACGGCCGCCCGGGCAACGCGGGCATGTTCGGCGAGGAGCAGTTCGCGAAGATGAAGCCGCGGGCGATGTTCATCAACGCCTCGCGCGGCATGGTGGTCGACGACGTGGCGCTGCGCGCGCACATCGAGTCCGGACACATCGCGGGTGCCGCGCTCGACGTCTTCCCGGTCGAGCCGAAGGCCCAGGGCGACACGTTCGAGTCGGTCCTGCGGGGCCTCGACAACGTCATCCTCACGCCCCATGTGGGCGCCTCGACCCAGGAGGCGCAGGAGGAGATCGGCTGGTTCGTCGCCGGCAAGCTGGTCGGCTACGTCCGCGAGGGCAGCACCGGCCTCTCGGTCAACCTGCCCAACGTTCAGCTGCCGCCGCGGACCTCCGGGTCGCGCCTGGGGGTCCTGCACCACAACGTGCCCGGCGTGCTGGCCCAGCTCAACACGCTGCTCGGGCAGGACGGCCGCAACCTCACCGCGCAGTCGCTGGCGACCGCGGGGGAGTACGGCTACGTGCTGTCCGACCTCGAGGGACCGGTCGGCGACGACCTCGTGCGCTCGGTGCTCGCCGTGCCGGGCGCGATGACCGCCCGCATCGTCGGCTGA
- a CDS encoding non-canonical purine NTP pyrophosphatase, translating to MSEPRVFLASRNRKKHAEMERILAPHVPGVRVLGLDDLAELGADEYAEPVEDRPDFVGNAALKARAGLLATGVPTLADDSGLCVDALNGMPGVLSARWSGLRKGETGAAEVDDANNQLLLAQLEDVPDERRTAYFACAVVLAHPGPDGVEEIVVEGRMPGRVIRETRGDNGFGYDVLFVADEHVTDGPPETWLTTAQLDSDAKDAISHRGRALREIAPRVAAVLVSTSSTDEDRSTD from the coding sequence GTGAGTGAGCCGCGGGTCTTCCTGGCCTCCCGCAACCGCAAGAAGCACGCGGAGATGGAGCGCATCCTCGCGCCGCACGTCCCCGGCGTACGCGTCCTGGGCCTCGACGACCTCGCCGAGCTCGGAGCCGACGAGTACGCCGAGCCGGTCGAGGACCGCCCCGACTTCGTCGGCAACGCCGCACTCAAGGCGCGGGCCGGCCTGCTGGCGACCGGGGTGCCGACACTCGCCGACGACTCCGGCCTCTGTGTCGACGCGCTCAACGGGATGCCGGGGGTGCTCTCCGCCCGGTGGAGCGGCCTGCGCAAGGGCGAGACCGGGGCCGCGGAGGTGGATGACGCCAACAACCAGCTCCTGCTCGCCCAGCTCGAGGACGTCCCCGACGAGCGGCGTACGGCGTACTTCGCCTGCGCAGTCGTCCTCGCACACCCGGGACCGGACGGGGTCGAGGAGATCGTCGTCGAGGGCCGGATGCCGGGCCGGGTGATCCGCGAGACCCGCGGTGACAACGGCTTCGGGTACGACGTGCTGTTCGTCGCCGACGAGCACGTCACCGACGGTCCGCCCGAGACGTGGCTGACGACGGCGCAGCTCGACAGCGACGCCAAGGACGCCATCAGCCACCGGGGCCGGGCTCTGCGGGAGATCGCACCGCGGGTGGCAGCGGTGCTGGTCTCGACAAGCTCGACCGACGAGGACCGCTCGACCGACTGA
- a CDS encoding ABC transporter transmembrane domain-containing protein yields MPADPSAVPSGSWRLLRRVLWRHRGRLAAGSLLISIWQVCEAMVPVAIGLIIDNAVATGSWTALAWSVVGLTALFAVLSTGYRLGARITFTAGQHESHRIRLGVVGHLLRPQGARTSMLPGQTLSLATSDAEQVAAIMRFAGFVLAAVAGIGVSSWLLLTIELQLGLAVLVGTPTVVLLVQVATPLIARRSGARMTAVAETVGVATDLIEGMRVLRGIGGEDEAARRYRSSSRRAESAGVHAATAYGVQGLLTTTLSALLLAGVALLAGRLALRGEISIGELIAVVGLAQFLAEPVALVGMLSAQTAAAAGSARRLIDFWQSPPLTSTGTAVPASPAAVELRSVTSGPLHDLTLTGRPGELLAVVVPDPVEATALRAVLAGERAVEEGEVRVGGVLLSKLAPRSRVAALVVDPSHPELFEGTLRDNVDPGGTYDDERLAAVLAASAADDVVDLRQGGTDQQVAARGASYSGGQRQRIALARALAADPEVLVLHDPTTAVDSVTEQRIARGLRGLRHGGSVRSTWLLTSSPALLDVADRVVLLRDGRVVAEGTHHELTSHPDHGAGYREAVLR; encoded by the coding sequence GTGCCTGCCGACCCCTCCGCCGTCCCGTCCGGGTCGTGGCGGCTGCTGCGGCGAGTGCTGTGGCGCCACCGCGGCCGGCTCGCGGCCGGGTCGCTGCTGATCTCGATCTGGCAGGTCTGCGAGGCGATGGTCCCGGTCGCGATCGGGCTGATCATCGACAACGCCGTCGCAACCGGTTCCTGGACCGCACTCGCGTGGTCGGTGGTGGGGCTGACCGCCCTCTTCGCCGTGCTGTCGACGGGCTACCGCCTGGGCGCGCGGATCACGTTCACCGCCGGGCAGCACGAGTCGCACCGGATCCGGCTCGGCGTGGTGGGCCATCTGCTGCGACCGCAGGGCGCCCGCACGTCGATGCTGCCCGGACAGACCCTGTCGCTGGCCACCTCCGACGCCGAGCAGGTCGCGGCGATCATGCGGTTCGCCGGGTTCGTGCTCGCCGCCGTCGCCGGGATCGGCGTGAGCTCGTGGCTGCTGCTCACGATCGAGCTCCAGCTCGGACTGGCGGTCCTGGTCGGCACGCCGACGGTGGTGCTGCTCGTGCAGGTCGCGACCCCGCTCATCGCGCGCCGCAGCGGGGCGCGGATGACCGCGGTCGCCGAGACCGTCGGCGTCGCCACTGACCTGATCGAGGGCATGCGCGTGCTGCGCGGCATCGGCGGCGAGGACGAGGCGGCGCGGCGCTACCGGAGCAGCAGCCGGCGGGCGGAGTCCGCCGGTGTCCACGCCGCGACGGCGTACGGCGTGCAGGGCCTGCTCACCACGACGCTGAGTGCGCTGCTGCTCGCCGGCGTCGCCCTCCTCGCGGGTCGGCTCGCCCTGCGCGGCGAGATCTCGATCGGTGAGCTGATCGCGGTCGTGGGGCTCGCGCAGTTCCTCGCCGAGCCGGTCGCGCTGGTCGGCATGCTGAGCGCGCAGACTGCGGCGGCGGCCGGGTCCGCGCGTCGGCTGATCGACTTCTGGCAGAGTCCGCCTCTGACCAGCACCGGCACGGCGGTGCCGGCCTCGCCCGCTGCGGTCGAGCTGCGCTCGGTGACCAGCGGTCCGCTGCACGACCTGACGCTGACGGGACGGCCCGGTGAGCTGCTCGCCGTCGTGGTGCCCGACCCCGTCGAAGCCACCGCCTTGCGGGCCGTGCTCGCCGGCGAGCGTGCGGTCGAGGAGGGGGAGGTCCGCGTCGGCGGCGTCCTGCTCTCGAAGCTGGCGCCGCGCTCCCGGGTCGCCGCGCTCGTGGTCGACCCCAGCCACCCCGAGCTCTTCGAGGGGACGCTGCGCGACAACGTCGACCCCGGCGGGACGTACGACGACGAGCGTCTCGCCGCGGTGCTCGCGGCCTCGGCCGCCGACGACGTGGTCGACCTGCGCCAGGGCGGCACCGACCAGCAGGTGGCAGCGCGCGGGGCGTCGTACTCCGGCGGACAGCGGCAGCGGATCGCGCTCGCCCGGGCGCTCGCCGCCGACCCCGAGGTGCTCGTCCTGCACGACCCCACGACGGCGGTCGACTCGGTGACCGAGCAGCGGATCGCGCGCGGGCTCCGAGGGCTGCGCCACGGCGGGTCGGTCCGCTCCACCTGGCTGCTGACCTCCAGCCCCGCCCTGCTCGACGTCGCCGACCGGGTGGTGCTGTTGCGCGACGGACGCGTGGTCGCCGAGGGCACCCACCACGAGCTGACGAGCCACCCCGACCACGGTGCCGGCTACCGCGAGGCGGTGCTGCGATGA
- the bcp gene encoding thioredoxin-dependent thiol peroxidase — translation MSARLAPGDPAPDFTLSTDDGREVSLRDYRGRKVIVYFYPAALTSGCTKQACDFTEARESLEAQGYDVLGISPDKPEKLAKFRANDALTITLLSDPDKEVMQAWGAFGEKKLYGKVVTGVIRSTFVVDADGVIEKAMYNVKATGHVAKLHKDLGLTTG, via the coding sequence ATGAGTGCCCGCCTGGCTCCCGGTGACCCGGCCCCGGACTTCACCCTGTCCACCGACGACGGACGCGAGGTGAGCCTGCGCGACTACCGCGGACGCAAGGTGATCGTCTACTTCTACCCGGCTGCGCTCACCTCCGGCTGCACCAAGCAGGCGTGCGACTTCACCGAGGCCCGCGAGAGCCTCGAGGCGCAGGGCTACGACGTCCTCGGCATCTCCCCCGACAAGCCGGAGAAGCTCGCGAAGTTCCGCGCCAACGACGCGCTGACGATCACGCTGTTGTCGGACCCCGACAAGGAGGTCATGCAGGCGTGGGGCGCCTTCGGCGAGAAGAAGCTCTACGGCAAGGTCGTGACCGGCGTGATCCGTTCGACGTTCGTCGTCGACGCCGACGGCGTCATCGAGAAGGCGATGTACAACGTCAAGGCCACCGGCCACGTCGCCAAGCTGCACAAGGACCTCGGGCTGACGACCGGCTGA